One Actinomyces respiraculi DNA window includes the following coding sequences:
- the obgE gene encoding GTPase ObgE, with amino-acid sequence MPSFIDRVVLHVAGGDGGDGCTSIHREKFKPLAGPDGGDGGHGGDVVLVTDSQVTTLLSYHRSPHRSAGKGTPGMGNWRRGVDGDNLRLPVPEGTVVKDRDGNVLADLVEPGATFVAAAGGTGGRGNFSLASSKRRAPGFHLLGEPGERRDVVLELKTIADVALVGYPSAGKSSLIAAMSAARPKIADYPFTTLVPNLGVVEAGETRYTVADVPGLIPGASEGRGLGLEFLRHIERCAVIVHVLDCASLDASRDPLADLDTIEAELAAYSAQLGQAENDPAHTGRVPLMERPRVVVLNKVDDPDGAAMAELVRADVAARGLPVFEVSALARTGLRPLSFALAALVEQARRDAPAVLEPAREIIRPASVGRRGKEVIATVHRIHYPGEGEVFQVRGDKPERWVRQTDFTNNEAVGYLADRLATAGVETELVKAGAHAGDSVLIGEVEGGVLFTWEPTVTAGAELLGARGTDVRVEDYTPRRTNVERRRQYHASMDAKEAARQELRAEAAEGLWTDASSWDAED; translated from the coding sequence ATGCCCAGCTTCATCGACCGAGTGGTCCTGCACGTCGCGGGCGGCGACGGCGGCGACGGCTGCACGTCCATCCACCGCGAGAAGTTCAAGCCCCTGGCCGGCCCCGACGGCGGCGACGGCGGCCACGGCGGCGACGTCGTCCTCGTCACCGACTCCCAGGTCACCACCCTCCTGAGCTACCACCGCTCGCCCCACCGCAGCGCCGGCAAGGGCACGCCCGGCATGGGGAACTGGCGCCGCGGCGTCGACGGCGACAACCTCCGCCTGCCCGTGCCCGAGGGCACCGTCGTCAAGGACCGCGACGGCAACGTCCTGGCCGACCTCGTCGAGCCCGGTGCCACTTTCGTCGCCGCCGCGGGCGGCACGGGCGGGCGCGGCAACTTCTCGCTGGCCTCCTCCAAGCGGCGCGCCCCCGGCTTCCACCTGCTCGGCGAGCCGGGCGAGCGTCGCGACGTCGTCCTGGAGCTCAAGACCATCGCGGACGTCGCACTCGTGGGCTACCCCAGCGCCGGCAAGTCCTCCCTCATTGCCGCGATGAGCGCCGCCCGCCCCAAGATCGCCGACTACCCCTTCACCACCCTCGTGCCCAACCTCGGCGTCGTCGAGGCGGGTGAGACGCGCTACACGGTGGCGGACGTGCCCGGTCTCATCCCCGGCGCCTCCGAGGGACGTGGACTGGGCCTGGAGTTCCTGCGTCACATCGAGCGCTGCGCCGTCATCGTGCACGTCCTGGACTGCGCCAGCCTCGACGCCAGCCGCGACCCACTGGCGGACCTCGACACGATCGAGGCCGAGCTCGCCGCCTACAGCGCCCAGCTGGGGCAGGCAGAGAACGACCCGGCCCACACCGGGCGCGTGCCCCTCATGGAGCGCCCGCGCGTCGTCGTGCTCAACAAGGTCGACGACCCCGACGGCGCGGCCATGGCCGAGCTCGTGCGAGCCGACGTCGCCGCGCGCGGCCTGCCCGTCTTCGAGGTCTCCGCCTTGGCCCGCACGGGCCTGCGCCCGCTCAGCTTCGCCCTGGCCGCCCTGGTGGAGCAGGCCCGCCGGGACGCCCCCGCCGTCCTCGAGCCGGCGCGCGAGATCATCCGCCCCGCCTCCGTCGGACGCCGCGGCAAGGAGGTCATCGCCACCGTGCACCGCATCCACTACCCGGGCGAGGGCGAGGTCTTCCAGGTGCGCGGGGACAAGCCGGAGCGCTGGGTGCGCCAGACCGACTTCACCAACAACGAGGCCGTCGGCTACCTCGCGGACCGACTGGCCACCGCCGGCGTCGAGACCGAGCTCGTCAAGGCCGGTGCTCACGCCGGTGACTCGGTGCTCATCGGCGAGGTCGAGGGCGGGGTGCTGTTCACCTGGGAGCCCACCGTCACCGCCGGTGCCGAGCTCCTGGGCGCCCGGGGCACGGACGTGCGGGTGGAGGACTACACCCCCCGCCGCACCAACGTTGAGCGCCGCCGCCAGTACCACGCGTCCATGGATGCCAAGGAGGCCGCCCGCCAGGAGCTGCGCGCCGAGGCCGCCGAGGGGCTGTGGACGGACGCCTCGAGCTGGGACGCGGAGGACTGA
- the rplU gene encoding 50S ribosomal protein L21, whose product MSIQVVYAIVKAGGRQEKVSVGDVVVVDKLAGEVGDEITLAPVMLVDGDKVTAGADLAQSSVTAEIVGDEKGPKINILKFKNKTGFRKRQGHRAQLTAVKVTAIT is encoded by the coding sequence ATGAGCATTCAAGTGGTCTACGCGATCGTCAAGGCCGGCGGCCGTCAGGAGAAGGTCTCCGTCGGCGACGTCGTGGTTGTCGACAAGCTTGCCGGTGAGGTCGGCGACGAGATCACCCTCGCCCCCGTCATGCTGGTGGACGGCGACAAGGTGACCGCTGGAGCGGACCTGGCTCAGTCCTCCGTCACGGCCGAGATCGTCGGTGACGAGAAGGGCCCCAAGATCAACATCCTCAAGTTCAAGAACAAGACGGGCTTCCGCAAGCGCCAGGGTCACCGCGCCCAGCTCACGGCCGTCAAGGTCACCGCGATCACGTGA
- the cydD gene encoding thiol reductant ABC exporter subunit CydD: MKPLDPRLMRYARTARRYIVFTALSGLVLSLLVIGQAWLISRIISPVITGQAHADQVMPLVGALAVVVLARAGVLHLQEARAHRAAVGTTIELRRQVLEHAAALGPRWQTEHASETATLLTRGLDDLEPYLTRYLPQLLLAATATPLLGLVMLMQDLASTVVVVLTMPLIPIFMILIGRLTERHSKDRLDAMERLGSQVLDLIAGLPTLKAFGREVGPGRRVKALGRAYNRTTMTTLRVAFLSGAVLEFLTTLSVAIIAVEVGFRLLFGHLDLATGLLVIMIAPEVYQPLRQVGFQFHASANGAAAANAVFTVLQTPLPTRGSLPAPDVSTATLEIEDLSVRARGSWAPGGLTATIRPGRLTALAGPSGAGKTTTSQVLLHLLEPDRGSVHVLAADGARTDLEDISPTSWWEQVTLVPQRPTIVPGTLLDNVLGPEAAQRPGAHEDPALQAAARACGLDEVVATLDEGWHQRIGQGGVGLSVGQRQRLALTRALLERTPLVVLDEPTAHLDAASEAHVVDAVEALRAASRTVIVIAHRSALLAVADDVITVSSVPLEEADPDDGAGSDEPHATAPAQGLKEEQR; encoded by the coding sequence GTGAAGCCACTGGACCCCCGCCTCATGCGCTACGCGCGTACCGCCCGGCGATACATCGTGTTCACCGCCCTGAGTGGCCTGGTCCTCTCCCTGCTCGTCATCGGCCAGGCCTGGCTCATCTCCCGCATCATCTCCCCCGTCATCACCGGCCAAGCCCATGCCGACCAGGTGATGCCGCTCGTCGGCGCCCTCGCCGTCGTCGTCCTCGCACGAGCCGGCGTCCTGCACCTTCAGGAGGCCCGCGCCCACCGGGCCGCCGTCGGCACCACCATTGAGCTGCGCCGCCAGGTCCTCGAGCACGCCGCCGCGCTCGGACCCCGGTGGCAGACCGAGCACGCCAGCGAGACCGCCACCCTCCTCACCCGCGGACTGGACGACCTCGAGCCCTACCTCACACGCTACCTGCCCCAGCTGCTGCTCGCGGCCACCGCCACTCCCCTGCTCGGCCTCGTCATGCTTATGCAAGACCTCGCCTCCACCGTCGTCGTCGTCCTGACCATGCCGCTCATCCCAATCTTCATGATCCTCATCGGCAGGCTCACCGAGCGTCACTCCAAGGACCGCCTCGACGCCATGGAGCGGCTCGGCTCCCAGGTGCTCGACCTCATCGCCGGGCTGCCCACCCTCAAGGCCTTCGGACGCGAGGTCGGCCCCGGCCGGCGCGTCAAGGCGCTCGGGCGTGCCTACAACCGCACCACCATGACGACCCTGCGCGTCGCCTTCCTGTCCGGTGCCGTCCTGGAGTTCCTCACCACCCTGTCCGTGGCCATCATCGCCGTCGAGGTCGGCTTCCGGCTCCTGTTCGGCCACCTCGACCTCGCCACAGGCCTGCTCGTCATCATGATCGCCCCCGAGGTCTACCAACCCCTGCGCCAGGTCGGCTTCCAGTTCCACGCCTCAGCCAACGGCGCCGCCGCCGCCAACGCCGTCTTCACGGTGCTCCAGACGCCCCTGCCCACGCGCGGCTCGCTCCCCGCCCCCGACGTGTCGACGGCGACCCTCGAGATTGAGGACCTGAGCGTGCGCGCCCGCGGTTCCTGGGCCCCCGGTGGCCTCACCGCGACAATCCGCCCAGGGCGCCTGACCGCCTTGGCCGGGCCCTCCGGCGCGGGCAAGACGACCACCTCCCAGGTCCTGCTGCACCTGCTTGAGCCTGACCGCGGCAGCGTGCACGTCCTCGCCGCCGACGGCGCCCGCACAGACCTGGAGGACATCTCTCCCACCTCCTGGTGGGAGCAGGTCACCTTGGTGCCCCAGCGCCCCACCATCGTGCCCGGCACACTCCTTGACAACGTCCTGGGTCCCGAGGCCGCCCAGCGTCCCGGCGCGCACGAGGACCCCGCCCTGCAGGCCGCCGCCCGCGCCTGCGGCCTGGACGAGGTGGTCGCCACCCTCGACGAGGGCTGGCACCAGCGCATCGGGCAGGGCGGGGTCGGCCTGTCCGTCGGCCAGCGCCAGCGCCTCGCGCTCACCCGGGCCCTGCTCGAGCGCACCCCCCTCGTCGTGCTCGATGAGCCCACCGCCCACCTCGACGCCGCCAGCGAGGCCCACGTCGTCGACGCCGTCGAGGCGCTGAGGGCCGCCAGCCGCACCGTCATCGTCATCGCCCACCGCAGCGCCCTGCTGGCCGTCGCCGACGACGTCATCACCGTCTCCAGCGTCCCACTCGAGGAGGCCGATCCGGACGACGGGGCCGGGTCGGACGAGCCCCACGCCACCGCACCCGCACAGGGCCTGAAGGAGGAGCAGCGATGA
- the cydB gene encoding cytochrome d ubiquinol oxidase subunit II, with translation MTLSILWFILIAILWVGYLTLEGFDFGVGMLLKILGRDERERRAMLKAIGPHWDGNEVWLLTAGGATFAAFPEWYGTLFSGAYLVLFIILLCLIVRVCALEWRPKINSQRWRDTWDWLHTISTWLPAVLWGAAFANLVQGMKIEVVETATGAVVPASEIGGELVRGASHQITGGFFSLLTPFTLLGGVVTCLLFLTHGALFIALKTTGELSSRAEAFARRTGIASTLVCAVWALWAQLIYSLNALAWLPLVLAAAGLIASLWMGWQGRQGWAFALHFAGIAFAVVFIFSAMAPNVMRSSINDAYSLTISQAASTDTTLIIMTVAAVIFVPVVLVYTVWGYKVFSRRINAKEINPDEGGLHPTKVRDSLQPEAAIGY, from the coding sequence ATGACGCTCTCCATCCTCTGGTTCATCCTCATCGCAATCCTCTGGGTCGGCTACCTCACCCTTGAGGGCTTCGACTTCGGTGTCGGCATGCTGCTCAAGATCCTCGGCCGCGACGAGCGCGAGCGCCGCGCCATGCTCAAGGCCATCGGCCCCCACTGGGACGGCAACGAGGTCTGGCTCCTGACCGCCGGCGGCGCCACCTTCGCCGCCTTCCCCGAGTGGTACGGCACTCTCTTCTCCGGCGCCTACCTCGTCCTGTTCATCATCCTCCTGTGCCTCATCGTGCGCGTGTGCGCCCTGGAGTGGCGTCCCAAGATCAACTCCCAGCGCTGGCGTGACACCTGGGACTGGCTCCACACCATCTCCACCTGGCTTCCCGCCGTCCTGTGGGGTGCGGCCTTCGCCAACCTGGTCCAGGGCATGAAGATTGAGGTCGTCGAGACCGCCACCGGTGCCGTCGTGCCCGCCTCCGAGATCGGCGGCGAGCTCGTCCGTGGTGCCTCCCACCAGATTACCGGCGGCTTCTTCAGCCTGCTGACGCCCTTCACCCTGCTGGGTGGGGTCGTCACCTGCCTGCTGTTCCTCACCCACGGTGCCCTGTTCATCGCCCTCAAGACCACCGGTGAGCTCTCCAGCCGCGCCGAGGCCTTCGCCCGCCGCACCGGCATCGCCTCGACGCTGGTGTGCGCCGTGTGGGCCCTGTGGGCGCAGCTCATCTACTCCCTCAACGCGCTGGCCTGGCTGCCGCTCGTGCTCGCCGCCGCAGGCCTCATCGCCTCGCTGTGGATGGGCTGGCAGGGGCGCCAGGGCTGGGCCTTCGCCCTGCACTTCGCGGGCATCGCCTTCGCGGTGGTGTTCATCTTCTCGGCCATGGCGCCCAACGTCATGCGCTCGTCCATCAATGACGCCTACTCGCTGACGATCTCCCAAGCCGCCAGCACCGACACGACGCTCATCATCATGACCGTCGCGGCCGTCATCTTCGTGCCCGTCGTGCTCGTCTACACGGTCTGGGGTTACAAGGTCTTCTCCCGGCGGATCAACGCCAAGGAGATCAACCCCGACGAGGGCGGTTTGCACCCCACCAAGGTGCGTGACTCCCTCCAGCCCGAGGCCGCCATCGGCTACTGA
- the rpmA gene encoding 50S ribosomal protein L27 codes for MAHKKGLGSSRNGRDSNAQRLGVKRFGGQYVGAGEIIVRQRGTHFHPGTNVGRGNDDTLFATAAGNVQFGTFRGRRVVNVVLPEA; via the coding sequence ATGGCACACAAGAAGGGTCTTGGTTCCTCCCGTAACGGCCGTGACTCGAACGCGCAGCGTCTCGGCGTCAAGCGCTTCGGCGGCCAGTACGTCGGCGCCGGCGAGATCATCGTCCGCCAGCGTGGCACCCACTTCCACCCCGGCACGAACGTCGGCCGCGGCAACGACGACACCCTGTTCGCCACCGCCGCCGGCAACGTCCAGTTCGGCACCTTCCGCGGCCGCAGGGTCGTCAACGTCGTGCTCCCCGAGGCCTGA
- a CDS encoding cytochrome ubiquinol oxidase subunit I, producing the protein MVTAPMALDALELARWQFGITTVYHFVLVPLTIGLSPLVALMETLYLRTGNEQWRVATKFFGKILLINFALGVATGIVQEFQFGMNWSEYSLFVGNIFGAPLAFEALLAFFMESTFLGLWIFGWDRLSGRLHNLCIWMVALGTNLSAAFILAANSWMQHPVGAVVNPETGRAELDGIGGFFAVLTNSIFLHAFAHTIASSLLTAGALVAGVSVWWMVKAARAKQDFEARQTWRRMTRFGAVTMIIAGLLAAGTGHAMGQVVAKEQPAKMAAAEGLYDSTEGAPFTLIAIGNDEDSTIRFISVPYLYSLLATNNPNAELMGLNDAQEMYEELYGEGADYTPNVMTTFWSFRLMIGLGSLSIAIGALALWLTRKDRLITDKRLGTAALWSVGLPFLACSFGWIFTEIGRQPWVVVPNLGDPMSEVYMLTLNGVSPVVSAGTVLASMVIFTLLYAALGVVWFVLLRRYVREGVHTQTKESVKAVEKAGAEGTPAPALSFEY; encoded by the coding sequence ATGGTGACCGCACCGATGGCGTTGGACGCCCTTGAGCTTGCTCGATGGCAGTTCGGCATCACGACCGTGTACCACTTCGTCCTCGTTCCCCTGACAATCGGCCTGTCACCGCTCGTCGCCCTCATGGAGACCCTCTATCTCCGCACGGGCAATGAGCAGTGGCGCGTTGCCACGAAGTTCTTCGGCAAGATCCTGCTCATCAACTTCGCCCTCGGTGTCGCTACCGGCATCGTCCAGGAGTTCCAGTTCGGCATGAACTGGTCTGAGTACTCCCTCTTCGTCGGCAACATCTTCGGCGCCCCGCTCGCCTTCGAGGCGCTGCTGGCCTTCTTCATGGAGTCGACCTTCCTCGGCCTGTGGATCTTCGGTTGGGACCGCCTCTCCGGCCGCCTGCACAACCTGTGCATCTGGATGGTCGCCCTGGGCACCAACCTGTCCGCCGCCTTCATTCTCGCGGCCAACTCCTGGATGCAGCACCCCGTCGGCGCCGTCGTCAACCCCGAGACCGGCCGCGCCGAGCTCGACGGCATTGGCGGCTTCTTCGCCGTCCTGACCAACAGCATCTTCCTACACGCCTTCGCCCACACGATCGCCTCGTCGCTGCTGACCGCCGGTGCCCTCGTCGCCGGTGTGTCCGTCTGGTGGATGGTCAAGGCCGCCCGTGCGAAGCAGGACTTCGAGGCCCGCCAGACCTGGCGCCGCATGACCCGCTTCGGCGCCGTCACCATGATCATCGCCGGCCTGCTCGCCGCCGGCACCGGCCACGCCATGGGGCAGGTCGTCGCCAAGGAGCAGCCCGCCAAGATGGCCGCCGCCGAGGGCCTGTACGACAGCACGGAGGGCGCCCCCTTCACGCTCATCGCCATCGGTAACGACGAGGACTCCACCATCCGCTTCATCTCGGTGCCCTACCTCTACTCCCTCCTGGCCACCAATAACCCGAACGCTGAGCTCATGGGCCTCAACGACGCCCAGGAGATGTACGAGGAGCTCTACGGCGAGGGCGCGGACTACACCCCCAACGTCATGACCACCTTCTGGTCCTTCCGCCTCATGATCGGCCTGGGCAGCCTGTCCATCGCCATCGGCGCCCTGGCCCTGTGGCTCACCCGCAAGGACCGCCTCATCACCGACAAGCGGCTGGGGACCGCCGCCCTGTGGTCCGTCGGCCTGCCCTTCCTCGCCTGCTCCTTCGGCTGGATCTTCACCGAGATCGGCCGCCAACCCTGGGTCGTCGTCCCCAACCTCGGCGACCCCATGAGCGAGGTCTACATGCTCACCCTCAACGGCGTGTCCCCCGTCGTCTCCGCCGGCACCGTCCTGGCCTCGATGGTCATCTTCACGCTGTTGTACGCCGCCCTCGGCGTCGTCTGGTTCGTGCTCCTGCGCCGTTACGTCCGTGAGGGCGTGCACACCCAGACCAAGGAGTCCGTCAAGGCCGTCGAGAAGGCCGGCGCCGAGGGCACCCCGGCCCCCGCCCTGTCCTTCGAGTACTGA
- a CDS encoding Rne/Rng family ribonuclease: protein MTPDQSLEATEGEVTAPTEPTESTVQAPAAEAAPKARRRRATSKATAPTKAPAAKTPVPSADGEGSGAGASDDAGNGTVTGDAVAEDPSTTSAKPARRTGTRPRRAAAPAAAGAEDAKTKDAKTKATRTKAAKTKAAKTKDAETKGAKAKDTKTTASKAKGSKTKDASTEDTKTEDITTQAAKPAARAPRRRRVTAAQAAPEADPAPEAAGEPEVLASPTDVTAEATVSSAGTAEASTGDDTGTADSADSPDEEGAAAETAETAETDEAPRLPAASLLFQAPDPSRARRRRKVTAVQAAPQAAPEVEDVAPAAPAEPAAERSQDQDQAPATPPASRGRRRRKVTASQATPEAAPAPQPAVAPKVTETTTPEPDESETTEPDATETEETAASEAGDSTDAAEGGRRKRRRGGRGRRSRSRSDEATESAEASETAGSTAPTADSSDETPTGPGSVDETDGDEEDEISSRRRRRRRSRSSRAESGRESRDVRDEVTALKGSTRLEAKRQRRREGRAAGRRRPIVTEAEFLARRESVDRQMIIREQDGLNQIAVLEDGLLVEHYVARHTQTSMVGNVYVGRVQNVLPSMEAAFVDLGKGRNAVLYAGEVNWDAAGMEGKPRRIEDALSSGDTVLVQVTKDPIGHKGARLTSQVTLAGRYLVLVPGGTMTGISRKLPDTERARLKKILKKIVPDAAGVIVRTAAEGASEEQLTADVERLLKQWQSIDKKATRVLAGSGKAPVLLKGEPELAVRVVRDVFNEDFRSLTVQGHDAWATISEYVTELSPDLADRLQHWVSPEDVFSAHRIDEQLAKGFDRKVWLPSGGTLIIDRTEAMTVIDVNTGRFTGAGGTLEETVTRNNIEAAEEIVRQLRLRDIGGMIVIDFVDMVLESNRDLVLRRLVECLGRDRTRHQVTEVTSLGLVQMTRKRVGQGLVEAFSTPCECCGGRGFIVHSDPVENQQADLNASASRSVGRGRGRKGSSEAASEERPRKGSSRRRGKEDADDVIDDQTRAAVRGALAQIAAAAEHAHKDADSSPEAGAAEAPTAEVGAAEQDAQD, encoded by the coding sequence ATGACCCCCGACCAGTCCCTCGAAGCCACTGAGGGCGAGGTCACGGCACCCACTGAACCCACTGAATCCACTGTGCAGGCTCCTGCCGCCGAGGCGGCTCCCAAGGCGCGCCGCCGCCGCGCGACGTCCAAGGCCACCGCCCCCACCAAGGCCCCCGCGGCCAAGACCCCCGTACCGTCGGCCGACGGCGAGGGATCCGGTGCTGGCGCATCGGACGACGCGGGGAACGGCACTGTGACTGGGGATGCTGTGGCTGAGGATCCCTCGACCACAAGCGCGAAGCCCGCCCGTCGCACGGGTACCCGCCCCCGGCGCGCCGCGGCCCCGGCCGCCGCAGGAGCTGAGGACGCCAAGACCAAGGACGCCAAGACCAAGGCCACCAGGACCAAGGCCGCCAAGACCAAGGCCGCCAAGACCAAGGACGCCGAGACCAAGGGCGCCAAAGCCAAGGACACGAAGACCACGGCATCTAAGGCCAAGGGTTCTAAGACCAAGGACGCCAGCACCGAGGACACGAAGACCGAGGACATCACGACGCAGGCTGCGAAGCCCGCGGCGCGCGCCCCTCGTCGTCGTCGGGTCACCGCCGCCCAGGCGGCCCCCGAGGCCGACCCCGCCCCCGAGGCCGCCGGTGAGCCCGAGGTCCTGGCCAGTCCCACCGATGTCACGGCCGAGGCCACCGTCTCCAGCGCCGGCACCGCCGAGGCCTCCACCGGCGATGACACCGGCACTGCCGACAGTGCCGACAGCCCGGACGAGGAGGGCGCCGCCGCTGAGACTGCCGAAACCGCTGAGACTGACGAGGCACCGCGCCTGCCTGCCGCATCTCTCCTCTTCCAGGCGCCCGACCCCTCCCGCGCCCGCCGTCGTCGCAAGGTCACGGCCGTCCAGGCCGCCCCGCAGGCCGCCCCCGAGGTCGAGGACGTGGCCCCGGCGGCCCCCGCCGAGCCGGCCGCCGAGCGCTCACAGGACCAGGACCAGGCCCCCGCCACGCCCCCCGCCTCGCGCGGACGCCGTCGTCGCAAGGTCACCGCCTCCCAGGCCACCCCCGAGGCTGCTCCCGCCCCGCAGCCGGCTGTCGCCCCCAAGGTCACCGAGACGACCACGCCGGAGCCCGACGAGTCGGAGACGACTGAGCCGGACGCGACCGAGACCGAGGAGACCGCCGCCTCCGAGGCCGGCGACTCCACTGACGCCGCTGAGGGCGGGCGCCGCAAGCGCCGCCGCGGCGGTCGTGGCCGCCGCTCCCGCTCGCGCTCCGACGAGGCCACCGAGTCCGCTGAGGCCAGTGAGACCGCTGGGTCCACAGCGCCCACGGCCGACTCATCCGACGAGACCCCCACCGGTCCCGGCAGTGTCGACGAGACCGACGGCGATGAGGAGGACGAGATCAGCTCGCGTCGTCGTCGCCGTCGCCGTTCCCGCTCGTCCCGTGCCGAGAGCGGCCGTGAGAGCCGCGACGTGCGCGACGAGGTCACCGCGCTCAAGGGCTCCACCCGCCTGGAGGCCAAGCGCCAGCGCCGCCGTGAGGGGCGCGCCGCCGGACGCCGTCGCCCCATCGTCACCGAGGCCGAGTTCCTGGCCCGCCGCGAGAGCGTCGACCGGCAGATGATCATCCGCGAGCAGGACGGCCTCAACCAGATCGCCGTCCTCGAGGACGGGCTGCTCGTCGAGCACTACGTCGCCCGCCACACCCAGACCTCCATGGTCGGCAACGTCTACGTCGGCCGCGTCCAGAACGTCCTGCCGTCGATGGAGGCCGCCTTCGTTGACCTGGGCAAGGGCCGCAACGCCGTGCTCTACGCCGGCGAGGTCAACTGGGACGCCGCCGGTATGGAGGGCAAGCCGCGCCGCATCGAGGACGCCCTCTCCAGCGGCGACACCGTCCTCGTGCAGGTCACCAAGGACCCCATCGGTCACAAGGGTGCGCGCCTGACCAGCCAGGTCACTCTCGCCGGCCGCTACCTCGTCCTCGTGCCCGGCGGCACGATGACCGGTATCTCCCGCAAGCTGCCCGACACCGAGCGTGCCCGCCTGAAGAAGATCCTTAAGAAGATCGTGCCCGACGCCGCCGGTGTCATCGTGCGCACCGCCGCCGAGGGCGCCAGCGAGGAGCAGCTGACCGCCGATGTCGAGCGACTGCTCAAGCAGTGGCAGTCCATCGACAAGAAGGCCACGCGGGTGCTCGCCGGCTCCGGTAAGGCACCTGTCCTGCTCAAGGGCGAGCCCGAGCTCGCCGTGCGCGTCGTACGCGACGTGTTCAACGAGGACTTCCGCTCCCTGACCGTGCAGGGCCACGATGCCTGGGCCACGATCAGTGAGTACGTCACCGAGCTCAGCCCGGACTTGGCCGACCGCCTCCAGCACTGGGTGAGCCCGGAGGACGTCTTCAGCGCCCACCGCATCGACGAGCAGCTCGCCAAGGGCTTCGACCGCAAGGTCTGGCTGCCCAGCGGCGGCACCCTCATCATCGACCGCACCGAGGCCATGACGGTCATCGACGTCAACACCGGCCGCTTCACCGGCGCCGGCGGCACGCTCGAGGAGACCGTCACCCGTAACAACATCGAGGCGGCCGAGGAGATCGTCCGTCAGCTGCGCCTGCGCGACATCGGCGGCATGATCGTCATCGACTTCGTCGACATGGTCCTGGAGTCCAACCGTGACCTCGTGCTGCGCCGCCTGGTCGAGTGCCTGGGCCGCGACCGCACCCGTCACCAGGTCACGGAGGTCACGAGCCTCGGTCTGGTGCAGATGACCCGTAAGCGCGTCGGCCAGGGCCTCGTCGAGGCCTTCTCCACGCCCTGTGAGTGCTGCGGTGGGCGTGGCTTCATCGTTCACTCCGACCCGGTGGAGAACCAGCAGGCGGACCTCAACGCCTCCGCCTCGCGCTCGGTCGGCCGCGGTCGCGGCCGTAAGGGCTCGTCCGAGGCCGCCTCGGAGGAGAGGCCCCGCAAGGGCTCCTCACGCCGCCGGGGCAAGGAGGACGCCGACGACGTCATCGACGACCAGACCCGTGCCGCCGTGCGCGGGGCCCTGGCCCAGATCGCCGCTGCCGCCGAGCACGCCCACAAGGACGCGGACTCGTCCCCGGAGGCCGGCGCCGCCGAGGCTCCCACCGCCGAGGTCGGCGCCGCCGAACAGGACGCCCAAGATTGA